The following coding sequences lie in one Lysobacter capsici genomic window:
- the mqo gene encoding malate dehydrogenase (quinone) — protein sequence MKKFRKVLLTLIVFGLLGSVLFLYWPVYQRSVPAAGNEKPVDVVLIGGGIMSVTLATYLQELQPSWNIQLYERRDGVAEESSDGWNNAGTGHSGFAELNYTPQLPDGSIETKRAVDIAEQFEISRQFWSHQVREGRLQQPSDFINATPHMSFVWGDENIAYLRKRRDALVKNPLFYGMEYSEDPAQIGKWAPLLMEGRDPKQKVAATYMPIGTDVNFGVITRQLTQALQRSANFQLHLNNEVTALRQNGDKTWNVTVKDLKSGGESTVKSRFVFIGAGGAALKLLQLSGIPEARDYAGFPVGGQFLAFQAPAIADRHGVKAYGQAETGSPPMSVPHLDARKLDGKPVVLFGPFALFSTKFLKYGSWFDLYSSVTHDNLGEMISVGGENLDLVRYLLSQARLNDDDRHAELRKYYPNAKREDWTLVTAGQRVQIIKRDPVKGPVLQFGTEIVADKDHTLAALLGASPGASTSPPIMLDLLAKAFPEQMAAGWRTQLQTIIPSYGRHLNDSPQLTNEIRAMTSQTLHLPYLEVPVAVGTVPQTTPQQPTPQAKAKENAELQAL from the coding sequence ATGAAGAAATTTCGCAAGGTCCTCCTCACCCTGATCGTGTTCGGGTTGCTGGGATCGGTCCTGTTCCTGTATTGGCCGGTGTACCAGCGCTCGGTGCCCGCGGCCGGCAACGAAAAACCGGTCGACGTGGTCCTGATCGGCGGCGGCATCATGAGCGTGACCTTGGCGACCTATCTGCAGGAGCTGCAGCCGAGCTGGAACATCCAGCTGTACGAACGCCGCGACGGCGTGGCCGAAGAAAGCTCCGACGGCTGGAACAACGCCGGCACCGGCCACTCCGGATTCGCCGAATTGAATTACACCCCACAATTGCCCGACGGCAGCATCGAAACCAAGCGCGCGGTCGATATCGCCGAACAGTTCGAAATCTCGCGCCAGTTCTGGTCGCATCAGGTGCGCGAAGGCCGCCTGCAGCAGCCGTCGGACTTCATCAATGCCACGCCGCACATGAGCTTCGTCTGGGGCGACGAGAACATCGCCTACCTGCGCAAGCGCCGCGATGCGCTGGTCAAGAACCCGCTGTTCTACGGCATGGAATATTCCGAAGACCCGGCGCAGATCGGCAAGTGGGCGCCGTTGTTGATGGAAGGCCGCGATCCCAAGCAGAAAGTCGCCGCGACGTACATGCCGATCGGCACCGACGTCAATTTCGGCGTCATTACCCGCCAACTGACGCAGGCGCTGCAGCGCAGCGCGAACTTCCAGCTGCACCTGAACAACGAAGTCACCGCGCTGCGCCAGAACGGCGACAAGACCTGGAACGTCACGGTCAAGGACCTCAAGTCCGGCGGCGAATCGACGGTCAAGTCGCGCTTCGTCTTCATCGGCGCCGGCGGCGCGGCGCTGAAGCTGCTGCAGCTGTCGGGCATTCCCGAAGCGCGCGATTACGCCGGCTTCCCGGTCGGCGGCCAGTTCCTGGCGTTCCAGGCGCCGGCGATCGCGGACCGGCACGGGGTCAAGGCCTATGGCCAGGCCGAAACCGGTTCGCCGCCGATGTCGGTGCCGCATCTGGACGCGCGCAAGCTCGACGGCAAGCCGGTGGTGTTGTTCGGGCCGTTCGCCCTGTTCAGCACCAAGTTCCTCAAGTACGGCTCGTGGTTCGACCTGTACTCCTCGGTCACCCACGACAACCTGGGCGAAATGATCAGCGTCGGCGGCGAGAACCTCGACCTGGTCCGGTACCTGCTGAGCCAGGCCCGACTCAACGACGACGACCGCCACGCGGAACTGCGCAAGTACTACCCCAACGCCAAACGCGAGGACTGGACGCTGGTGACCGCCGGCCAGCGCGTGCAGATCATCAAGCGCGATCCGGTCAAGGGCCCGGTGCTGCAGTTCGGCACCGAGATCGTCGCCGACAAGGACCACACCCTCGCCGCCCTGCTCGGCGCCTCGCCGGGCGCGTCGACGTCGCCGCCGATCATGCTCGACCTGCTGGCGAAGGCTTTCCCCGAGCAGATGGCGGCCGGCTGGCGTACGCAGTTGCAGACGATCATTCCGTCCTACGGCCGCCACCTCAACGACAGCCCGCAGCTGACCAATGAGATTCGCGCGATGACCAGCCAGACGCTGCATCTGCCGTATCTGGAGGTGCCGGTGGCTGTGGGGACGGTTCCGCAGACAACCCCGCAGCAGCCGACGCCTCAGGCGAAGGCCAAGGAGAATGCCGAGTTGCAGGCGCTGTGA
- a CDS encoding trypsin-like serine peptidase, with amino-acid sequence MNHLVALSLVLLVSVPAVDTAVAKEPAFQKLNAKAKFIQGDNLVRGLLPETGSATDARLQTPQQKAAGLSAIMVTRNGDLYESRMNPEDVAIFEKAIRDLESVGRTATSFSTPPTFPTLHADGRVTPKVVIGADDRVQISNTVAAPFWHIGRIGIGCTGTLITAKHVLTAGHCVSNGAGTFYSSLDFTTAQNGSYEPWGTTTWARAVTTTAWHNSADSNYDYALIVLSAAPHGGNSGWGVYSGGTHTIIGYPGDKPLGTMWTHSGSVNTSGSYRLCYTIDTAGGNSGSGIASDGGVNVRGIHTTGSSTQNCGTQLTSTVYNTLQNWIATYP; translated from the coding sequence ATGAACCATCTAGTCGCGTTGAGTCTGGTGTTGCTGGTTTCGGTGCCCGCTGTCGATACGGCGGTGGCCAAGGAACCTGCGTTTCAAAAACTGAACGCTAAAGCCAAGTTCATCCAAGGCGACAATCTGGTGAGAGGTTTGCTGCCCGAAACGGGAAGCGCCACCGATGCGCGCCTGCAGACGCCGCAGCAGAAGGCGGCCGGGTTGAGCGCGATCATGGTCACGCGCAATGGCGACCTGTACGAATCCAGGATGAATCCCGAAGATGTCGCCATCTTCGAAAAGGCCATCAGGGATCTGGAGTCGGTGGGCCGCACCGCCACGAGCTTCAGCACGCCGCCGACGTTTCCGACGCTTCATGCGGACGGCCGGGTCACGCCCAAGGTCGTGATCGGCGCGGACGACAGAGTGCAGATTTCCAACACCGTGGCCGCTCCGTTCTGGCATATCGGCCGTATCGGCATCGGCTGCACCGGCACCTTGATCACCGCCAAGCACGTGCTCACCGCAGGCCACTGCGTCTCCAACGGCGCCGGCACGTTCTATTCCAGCCTGGACTTCACCACCGCGCAGAACGGCAGCTACGAGCCCTGGGGCACGACCACCTGGGCCCGCGCCGTCACCACCACGGCATGGCATAACAGCGCCGACAGCAACTACGACTATGCGCTGATCGTGCTCAGCGCGGCGCCGCACGGCGGCAACTCCGGCTGGGGCGTCTATTCCGGCGGCACGCATACCATCATCGGCTATCCCGGCGACAAGCCGCTCGGCACGATGTGGACGCACTCGGGGTCGGTGAACACCAGCGGCTCCTATCGGCTGTGCTACACCATCGATACCGCCGGCGGCAACAGCGGCAGCGGCATCGCCAGCGACGGCGGGGTCAACGTCCGCGGCATCCACACGACCGGTTCGTCCACCCAGAACTGCGGAACGCAGCTGACCAGCACGGTCTACAACACGCTTCAGAACTGGATCGCCACCTACCCTTGA
- a CDS encoding DUF6289 family protein, which produces MHRFKLIVLGTLLAMSASTGAATSSAGCFCSVVYYNDAGTVVGIRQPAGCGDPGWGVTSNKSKVYAGCVM; this is translated from the coding sequence ATGCATCGCTTCAAGTTGATCGTATTGGGAACCCTGTTGGCGATGTCCGCCAGTACCGGCGCGGCGACCAGTTCCGCGGGTTGCTTTTGTTCCGTTGTGTACTACAACGATGCGGGCACGGTCGTCGGGATTCGCCAGCCCGCCGGTTGCGGCGATCCGGGTTGGGGCGTGACGAGCAACAAGTCCAAGGTATACGCGGGCTGCGTGATGTAA
- a CDS encoding GFA family protein — MERFTGGCVCGNVRIEASGLPYRVGVCHCFDCRKHSGSLFYTFAMFPHDAVSVEGETRDYLGRHFCPRCGSSVFARSADEVEVSLGALDAPDQLTPTYETWTVRRESWLPAFALSRHYERDREGTGRFEP; from the coding sequence ATGGAGCGATTCACTGGCGGTTGCGTGTGCGGCAACGTTCGCATCGAAGCCTCGGGCCTGCCCTACCGGGTCGGCGTCTGCCATTGCTTCGACTGCCGCAAGCATAGCGGCAGCCTTTTCTACACATTCGCCATGTTCCCGCACGATGCGGTGAGCGTTGAAGGCGAAACACGCGATTACCTCGGACGGCATTTCTGCCCGCGCTGCGGCTCATCCGTTTTTGCACGCAGCGCGGACGAGGTCGAAGTGAGCCTGGGAGCGCTGGACGCACCCGACCAACTCACGCCGACCTACGAAACCTGGACCGTCCGCCGCGAGTCCTGGTTGCCGGCGTTCGCGCTCAGCCGGCACTACGAGCGCGATCGCGAAGGCACGGGTCGCTTCGAACCGTAA